Proteins encoded within one genomic window of Synechococcus sp. PCC 7335:
- a CDS encoding universal stress protein codes for MKTILLCSDGSAFADSIYRYGAWFARQFQAKVKVLFVTDIRGQKVASTGNLSGSIGLGASEQLLNELVNLEYEKAKLNNQRARLILQNASQVLEAEGLAEVELINQTGFLVDCFHNFEADADIVVLGKRGEAAEFASGHLGANVDRIVRSSSKPCLVTPQTFAPIKRLLVAYDGSPTSQRILAFMTANASGFKHVAIHLLTVAKSDSETQRSQTLAKAKQQLQQAGLTLETSLLVGNPEKVIAQYIEQHQINLLVMGAYGHRRIRHLVIGSTTVQLLRSSQTAVLLFR; via the coding sequence ATGAAAACAATTCTTCTGTGCTCTGATGGGTCGGCCTTCGCAGATAGCATCTATCGATACGGCGCCTGGTTCGCTCGCCAGTTTCAGGCCAAAGTCAAGGTTCTGTTCGTCACTGATATTCGCGGACAGAAAGTTGCCTCTACTGGCAATCTCAGTGGCAGCATTGGTCTAGGAGCTTCGGAGCAGCTATTAAATGAGTTAGTTAATTTAGAGTATGAAAAGGCTAAACTCAATAACCAGCGCGCCCGATTGATCTTGCAAAACGCTAGCCAGGTGCTAGAAGCTGAAGGTTTGGCGGAGGTAGAGCTAATTAATCAAACTGGTTTTCTAGTGGACTGCTTTCACAACTTTGAAGCAGACGCCGATATAGTGGTGCTAGGCAAGCGAGGCGAAGCAGCAGAGTTTGCCTCAGGACATCTAGGAGCCAATGTTGATCGGATTGTACGCAGCAGCAGCAAGCCTTGCCTAGTAACGCCTCAAACCTTTGCGCCGATTAAACGGCTACTTGTGGCTTACGATGGCAGCCCTACTAGCCAACGGATCTTAGCCTTTATGACAGCCAATGCTTCTGGATTTAAGCATGTAGCGATTCACCTATTAACGGTGGCCAAGTCGGATTCGGAGACTCAGCGATCGCAAACACTAGCTAAGGCCAAGCAGCAGCTTCAACAAGCGGGGCTGACGCTGGAAACAAGCCTACTTGTCGGCAATCCAGAGAAGGTAATCGCCCAGTACATCGAGCAACACCAAATCAACCTGTTAGTCATGGGTGCCTACGGTCACCGTCGCATCCGTCATTTGGTCATTGGCAGTACTACGGTTCAACTACTTAGAAGTAGCCAAACTGCAGTGCTCTTATTCCGTTAG
- a CDS encoding SulP family inorganic anion transporter, translating into MRTLKREWLPNPKADLLAGAVVGLALIPEAIAFSIIAGVDPKVGLYASFIIAVITAFLGGRPGSISAATGAMALLMVDLVKDHGLQYLLAATFLTGIFQVIFGLFKLGRQMKFVPRAVMIGYINALAVLIFLAQLPQLTNVPPTVYVLTLLSLGIIYILPRFTKAVPSPLVALAVMTIAAIALRLDVPTVGDMGELPTAPPLFALPQVPFTFETLQIIFPYSFTLAIVGLLASFLTASLVDDFTDTPSDKNQEAKGQGIANIVTAFFGGMAGCGMIGQSVINVQSGGRGRLSTLSAGVFLLVAILFLQDWVRQMPMAALVAVMIMVSIGTFRWSSFTNMRRVPRSEVIVMLTTMLVIIFTRNFALGVATGIVMSTVFFSRKVAKLVFVDRILLEDTHRIYKVSGQIFFLSRDEFLASFNFSELVEQVTIDLSRAHIWDQGAVEVLDKAVQKFRRRGIEVTVIGLNEASATLLNRLATDEELVASGQP; encoded by the coding sequence TTGCGTACGCTCAAACGAGAGTGGTTACCAAACCCCAAGGCTGACCTTCTAGCTGGAGCGGTGGTAGGGTTAGCGCTAATTCCAGAAGCGATCGCCTTTTCAATTATTGCTGGCGTCGATCCTAAGGTAGGACTCTATGCTTCATTTATCATTGCGGTGATTACTGCCTTTCTCGGAGGCAGACCTGGATCTATCTCAGCGGCTACGGGCGCCATGGCCTTGCTAATGGTGGACTTGGTCAAAGATCACGGACTTCAATACCTATTGGCAGCAACCTTTTTGACGGGTATCTTTCAGGTGATATTTGGTCTATTCAAGCTAGGCCGTCAAATGAAATTTGTGCCCCGAGCCGTCATGATCGGCTATATCAATGCGCTCGCGGTTCTGATCTTTCTAGCTCAGCTACCTCAGCTTACTAATGTGCCGCCTACGGTCTACGTCTTAACTTTACTATCGCTAGGGATCATCTACATCCTGCCTCGCTTTACCAAGGCAGTGCCCTCGCCGCTGGTCGCTTTAGCGGTCATGACCATCGCCGCGATCGCTCTGCGCTTAGATGTTCCGACAGTAGGAGACATGGGTGAGCTACCGACTGCTCCACCTTTGTTTGCTTTGCCCCAGGTACCGTTTACGTTTGAGACCCTACAAATTATTTTCCCCTATTCCTTCACTCTAGCAATCGTAGGACTATTAGCGTCCTTTCTGACCGCCTCTCTAGTCGACGATTTTACCGACACGCCTAGCGACAAAAACCAAGAGGCTAAAGGACAAGGCATTGCTAATATTGTGACTGCTTTTTTTGGAGGGATGGCTGGCTGCGGCATGATTGGTCAGTCGGTCATCAACGTCCAGTCCGGCGGACGGGGCCGTCTCTCTACTTTATCGGCTGGTGTGTTTTTACTCGTGGCGATTCTATTTTTGCAAGACTGGGTAAGGCAAATGCCTATGGCCGCTTTAGTTGCCGTCATGATTATGGTTTCTATCGGCACCTTTCGCTGGTCATCTTTCACGAACATGCGCCGTGTACCTCGCAGTGAAGTCATCGTTATGCTCACCACGATGCTTGTCATTATCTTTACTCGCAACTTTGCTCTAGGGGTAGCGACAGGTATCGTGATGAGTACGGTATTTTTCTCTCGTAAAGTAGCCAAGCTGGTTTTTGTCGATCGAATCTTGCTAGAGGACACTCATCGCATCTACAAAGTGTCGGGGCAGATTTTCTTTCTGTCACGAGATGAATTCTTGGCTTCCTTCAACTTTTCTGAACTCGTCGAACAGGTAACTATCGATCTTAGCCGAGCACACATATGGGACCAAGGAGCTGTCGAGGTACTCGATAAAGCCGTACAAAAGTTTCGACGTCGCGGAATTGAGGTGACCGTGATTGGTCTCAATGAAGCCAGTGCTACTTTACTTAACCGCCTTGCAACTGACGAGGAACTTGTCGCTAGCGGGCAGCCCTAG
- a CDS encoding RidA family protein, whose amino-acid sequence MTQEIQRINPSDLGDPSSYGFTNVVVVPTGKTLIFLSGQGGRDQQGRMGSFETQLKQAFENLRTGLAAAGAVPEDVVKITVLSVDHNADKQKLISAERNALWPDKLVKPASTLIPVPRLAGDDMLFEIDAITAISPA is encoded by the coding sequence ATGACTCAGGAAATTCAACGAATCAACCCTTCAGATCTTGGCGATCCTTCTAGTTATGGATTCACGAATGTTGTAGTCGTTCCTACGGGGAAAACTCTAATCTTTTTGTCGGGACAGGGCGGTAGAGACCAGCAGGGACGAATGGGTAGTTTTGAGACGCAGCTCAAGCAGGCTTTTGAAAACTTGCGAACAGGTTTAGCTGCTGCAGGTGCTGTTCCAGAAGATGTTGTCAAGATCACCGTGCTCTCGGTTGATCATAATGCTGATAAACAGAAACTCATCTCGGCTGAACGGAACGCTTTGTGGCCAGACAAGCTAGTCAAACCCGCTAGCACACTCATTCCGGTTCCCCGGCTAGCGGGCGATGATATGCTCTTTGAAATTGATGCGATCACTGCCATCTCACCTGCTTAG
- a CDS encoding prohibitin family protein, producing MIAAIATVVALILASSFVIINPGQAGVLSVLGKAQDGALLEGIHIKPPFVSFVDIYDITVQKFEVPAESSTKDLQDLRARFAINFRLQPAEVVDIRRKQGSLSNIVNKIIAPQTQESFKVAAARRTVEEAITQRALLKEDFDNALAKRLEKYGIDVLDTSVVDLTFSPEFSRAVEEKQIAEQRAQRAVYVAQEAEQEAQAEINRAKGRSEAQRLIAETLKAQGGNLVLQKEAIEAWKEGGAQMPRVLVTSGSESAGVPFIFNLTKGEQ from the coding sequence GTGATCGCAGCGATCGCAACGGTAGTGGCCCTAATCTTGGCCAGCAGTTTTGTGATTATCAATCCGGGACAAGCAGGCGTACTAAGCGTATTGGGTAAGGCCCAAGATGGCGCCTTGCTAGAAGGGATACATATCAAGCCGCCATTTGTCTCATTCGTAGACATCTACGACATCACAGTCCAGAAATTTGAGGTTCCAGCCGAAAGTTCGACTAAAGACCTGCAAGATCTAAGAGCGAGGTTTGCAATCAACTTTCGTCTACAGCCAGCCGAAGTTGTAGACATTCGTCGTAAGCAAGGCTCACTTTCAAACATTGTTAACAAAATAATCGCCCCACAGACTCAAGAGTCGTTTAAAGTAGCTGCCGCACGGCGCACAGTAGAGGAAGCAATTACTCAAAGGGCCCTGTTAAAAGAGGACTTTGACAACGCGCTAGCCAAGCGGCTAGAAAAATACGGGATTGATGTGCTCGATACTAGCGTGGTCGATTTAACTTTCTCCCCTGAATTTTCAAGGGCGGTAGAAGAAAAGCAAATTGCAGAACAGCGAGCTCAACGAGCTGTATATGTAGCGCAAGAAGCTGAACAGGAAGCACAAGCTGAAATCAACCGAGCAAAAGGGCGGTCTGAAGCCCAAAGGTTGATTGCTGAGACACTAAAAGCACAGGGCGGTAATCTGGTACTGCAAAAAGAGGCGATCGAGGCTTGGAAAGAGGGCGGTGCTCAAATGCCTCGAGTTTTAGTGACGAGCGGTTCTGAAAGTGCCGGTGTCCCTTTCATTTTCAATTTGACCAAAGGCGAGCAGTAA
- a CDS encoding septal ring lytic transglycosylase RlpA family protein, whose translation MFLLPQSLLKKKSKQQFATSLAAAILLSGINTVGIGATRAIAQPTNRANEAEAVSDKPTELIGATAASSDSESGSGFVSDAALNDDVLVYPHDVDGRQAATLYLKDIPILTFLATEVDNLTNGIESEAAAEAVSDTEVSEAVSVSPADEVLENNPILRATELGTQLNPEEVEATDISVRWQEESEGFVVTLADEDLIALDSRTILADTTDDAAEDALQVTNRLRRLIGGAEPVSEIEDMPEPEPVVEAAPAQQVAIVSSTVGTASWYGPGFHGRRTANGESFNQYALTAAHRTLPFGTRVLVTNLYTGRQVVVRINDRGPFSGNRVIDLSAGAADQIGLTSAGVGTVQLDILGY comes from the coding sequence ATGTTTTTGCTTCCCCAAAGTCTGCTCAAGAAAAAGTCAAAGCAGCAATTTGCTACTAGTCTGGCAGCAGCTATATTGCTGTCAGGAATCAATACGGTAGGAATCGGCGCTACTCGAGCGATCGCCCAACCTACCAATCGCGCTAATGAAGCTGAGGCAGTTAGCGATAAGCCTACCGAGTTGATCGGTGCTACGGCTGCTAGCAGTGACTCAGAGTCAGGTTCTGGCTTTGTGTCTGATGCTGCGCTTAACGATGATGTTTTGGTTTATCCCCACGATGTCGATGGGCGCCAAGCTGCCACACTCTATTTGAAAGATATTCCGATACTTACTTTTTTGGCCACAGAGGTAGACAACCTCACCAACGGTATCGAAAGCGAAGCCGCGGCTGAAGCAGTTTCTGACACAGAAGTTTCCGAAGCGGTCAGCGTTTCTCCGGCTGATGAAGTTCTAGAGAATAATCCTATCCTTCGAGCAACTGAGCTAGGCACCCAGTTGAACCCAGAAGAAGTAGAGGCTACCGATATCTCGGTGCGCTGGCAGGAAGAGTCTGAAGGCTTTGTAGTGACGCTGGCAGATGAAGATCTGATTGCGTTAGATAGTCGCACAATTTTGGCAGATACTACAGACGATGCTGCTGAAGACGCTTTGCAGGTTACCAATCGTTTGCGTCGTTTGATCGGCGGAGCTGAACCGGTCTCAGAGATTGAAGATATGCCTGAGCCTGAACCTGTGGTCGAAGCGGCACCTGCTCAGCAAGTTGCGATTGTCTCTAGTACGGTCGGAACCGCTTCCTGGTATGGCCCTGGATTTCACGGCAGACGGACTGCTAACGGTGAATCTTTTAATCAGTACGCACTAACAGCTGCTCACCGGACACTTCCTTTCGGGACCAGAGTACTGGTAACTAATCTCTATACAGGCAGACAAGTTGTTGTTCGAATCAACGACCGAGGACCATTCTCAGGTAACAGAGTCATTGACTTATCAGCAGGTGCAGCTGATCAAATTGGTTTGACTAGTGCGGGTGTCGGTACTGTCCAGCTAGATATACTGGGCTACTAG
- a CDS encoding 5-formyltetrahydrofolate cyclo-ligase — MSFTSDMGDKESQRRSLLKARQAMPQRIRAEKSARICQHIQNWAVFGQSRLTLAYCTSNAEPDLSLLLQQPRSWGLPRCEGKTLTWHQWYPDSPWALRPGVYGITEPDPDSPLVDPDKVDLILVPCIACDVSGYRLGYGGGYYDRMFSNSIWADKPTIGVVFEYARVPQLPRDIWDIPLDGICTESGFFFRR; from the coding sequence ATGTCTTTCACCAGCGATATGGGCGACAAAGAATCGCAGCGGCGATCTTTGCTAAAAGCAAGACAAGCTATGCCCCAGCGGATCAGGGCAGAGAAATCCGCCAGAATCTGTCAACATATCCAAAACTGGGCTGTGTTTGGTCAGTCTAGACTCACTTTGGCCTACTGCACCTCCAACGCTGAACCAGACTTAAGTTTACTTCTACAGCAACCGAGAAGTTGGGGACTGCCTCGCTGTGAAGGTAAAACGCTCACATGGCACCAGTGGTATCCAGATAGTCCTTGGGCGCTTCGGCCTGGCGTCTATGGAATTACCGAACCTGATCCCGACTCGCCACTGGTCGATCCCGATAAAGTTGATTTAATTCTGGTTCCCTGCATTGCTTGCGACGTCAGTGGATACCGACTAGGGTATGGCGGCGGTTATTACGACCGCATGTTTAGCAATTCAATTTGGGCTGATAAACCGACTATTGGTGTTGTCTTTGAATATGCCCGTGTTCCCCAACTACCCAGGGATATCTGGGACATTCCGTTGGATGGAATTTGCACCGAGAGTGGGTTTTTCTTTAGGCGATAG
- the crtD gene encoding C-3',4' desaturase CrtD yields MASGTSKKVVVIGAGIGGLTTAALLAHRGYQVKVFDQAIVPGGCASTFKRQGFTFDVGATQVAGLEAGGIHYQIFKELSIEIPPASECDPACAVFLPGETEPISVWRDPERWKAERERQFPGSAAFWAFMKALFDFSWRFQQRDPILPPRNIWDAWQLAKALRPDTLLTVPFTFSTVGDILKGYGLYENRRLRTFLDMQLKLYSQTTADKTAVLYAATALGVSQAPHGLFHLKGSMQVLSDRLLAALERDGGEIHMRHLAEAIEVENGRPTQVRITDKKGNTWLEAADHVVANVTVQNLVKLTDSERMSGYERRVEQLPSASGAFVIYLGVKQSAIPKDCPPHLQFLYDYDGPIAENNSLFVSVSRAGDSRAPAEKATIIASSFTDVKTWYDGDQETYKAMKETYTQTAISRLKDYFDLRLENLVHVEAATPRSFETFTGRSQGIVGGIGQRVPTFGPFGFATRTPIQNLWLVGDSTHPGEGTAGVSYSALTAVRQIEAS; encoded by the coding sequence ATGGCTAGCGGCACGTCAAAAAAAGTAGTAGTGATTGGAGCTGGCATAGGAGGGCTAACAACCGCAGCCTTATTAGCTCACCGAGGATATCAAGTGAAGGTCTTTGACCAGGCGATCGTACCAGGGGGATGCGCCTCTACGTTCAAGCGCCAAGGCTTTACCTTTGATGTAGGCGCAACTCAAGTAGCCGGGTTAGAAGCTGGAGGCATTCATTACCAAATATTCAAAGAACTCAGCATTGAGATACCGCCAGCTAGTGAATGCGATCCGGCTTGTGCCGTCTTTTTACCGGGTGAGACTGAGCCGATTAGCGTTTGGCGAGACCCTGAAAGGTGGAAGGCTGAACGAGAGAGACAGTTTCCTGGTAGCGCCGCTTTCTGGGCTTTTATGAAAGCACTGTTCGATTTTAGCTGGCGGTTCCAACAGAGAGATCCCATACTTCCACCTCGAAACATATGGGACGCATGGCAGTTAGCTAAAGCCCTACGACCTGATACGCTATTGACCGTACCGTTTACCTTTTCAACAGTTGGTGACATCCTGAAAGGATACGGTTTGTATGAAAATCGCCGCCTGCGCACTTTTTTAGATATGCAGCTGAAGCTATATTCACAAACAACAGCAGACAAGACAGCGGTTTTATATGCGGCGACAGCACTTGGCGTTTCGCAAGCTCCCCACGGGCTGTTTCATTTGAAAGGAAGTATGCAGGTATTAAGCGATCGCCTGCTTGCAGCGCTAGAAAGAGATGGCGGAGAAATCCATATGAGACATCTAGCTGAAGCGATAGAGGTGGAGAATGGCAGGCCAACTCAGGTAAGAATAACAGACAAAAAAGGCAACACTTGGTTAGAGGCAGCTGATCACGTAGTGGCTAATGTCACCGTACAAAATCTTGTGAAGCTAACAGACAGCGAAAGAATGAGTGGGTATGAAAGAAGAGTAGAACAGCTACCATCCGCCTCTGGAGCGTTTGTTATTTATTTAGGCGTAAAACAATCCGCCATTCCCAAAGATTGCCCACCTCACTTGCAGTTTTTATATGACTACGATGGTCCGATTGCAGAGAACAATTCTCTGTTTGTTTCAGTTAGTAGAGCAGGTGATAGCCGAGCACCAGCCGAAAAGGCGACGATTATCGCTTCCTCTTTCACCGATGTGAAAACTTGGTATGACGGCGACCAAGAGACGTACAAAGCAATGAAGGAAACCTATACACAAACGGCAATTTCTCGCTTGAAAGACTATTTTGACCTCCGCCTAGAAAATTTGGTGCATGTAGAAGCAGCTACGCCCAGAAGCTTTGAAACGTTTACAGGGCGATCGCAAGGAATTGTTGGTGGAATTGGTCAGCGTGTACCAACTTTTGGCCCATTTGGTTTTGCCACTCGTACACCCATCCAAAATCTGTGGCTAGTAGGAGATAGTACTCATCCAGGAGAGGGGACAGCAGGTGTGAGCTATTCGGCGCTCACAGCGGTAAGACAAATTGAAGCAAGTTAG
- a CDS encoding bifunctional pantoate--beta-alanine ligase/(d)CMP kinase, translated as MVVQILHTLDDLHIYLKRCRQDKDLLSPDQTSVGLVPTMGALHPGHLGLIERSRQIDQIVIVSIFVNPLQFSPDEDLDRYPRSFQADKSLCQAAGVDAIFMPTVAELYGTPTLELSKVTQVVPPAELTSSLEGRSRPTHFRGVATVVTKLLNLVRPTHAYFGQKDAQQVAIIKRLQQDLNLPGEIVVCPTVREPDGLAFSSRNRYLSGAKRQQATVLSRSLQSAKAAFRQGERTAVELIRVAKSVLSAEPDVLLDYLALVHPDTLKPLQVIDTVGMMAVAATVGTPKQNATRLIDNIILSDRTPIIAIDGPAGAGKSTVARQIAHNLGLLYLDTGAMYRALTWYVLQQGVDLTDEEAITRLIAHCKIQLIANVQDNQPQPPKVLVNGEDVTQAIRTAAVTESVSTIAAQPAVRSHLVSLQQQYGKKGGVVVDGRDIGTRVFPDAELKIYLTASIKERAQRRYQDLEKAQLENSQSLPKITELTQAITERDRKDSTRAVSPLRKAKDAIEIFTDDLTAEQVIDKISNLYKSL; from the coding sequence ATGGTTGTGCAGATACTTCATACGCTTGATGACCTGCACATCTATTTAAAGCGCTGTCGTCAGGACAAAGATCTCCTGAGTCCCGATCAGACCAGCGTAGGCCTAGTACCCACTATGGGCGCGCTACATCCAGGGCATCTGGGTTTGATCGAGCGATCGCGACAGATCGACCAAATCGTCATTGTTAGCATCTTTGTTAACCCGCTTCAGTTTTCTCCAGACGAAGATCTAGACCGCTATCCTCGTTCTTTTCAAGCGGACAAAAGCTTGTGCCAGGCGGCTGGTGTGGATGCTATCTTCATGCCCACTGTTGCCGAACTGTATGGTACACCAACTTTGGAGCTATCGAAGGTGACCCAGGTCGTTCCGCCCGCTGAGCTAACGAGTTCTTTAGAGGGGCGATCGCGACCGACTCATTTTCGAGGGGTGGCGACTGTCGTGACTAAACTACTGAATCTCGTTCGCCCTACCCACGCCTACTTTGGGCAGAAAGATGCTCAGCAAGTTGCCATCATTAAGCGGCTACAGCAAGATCTCAATCTGCCAGGTGAGATCGTCGTTTGTCCAACGGTTAGAGAGCCTGATGGCCTGGCGTTTAGCTCGCGTAATCGATACCTATCAGGTGCCAAAAGGCAACAAGCGACCGTCTTGAGCCGTAGCTTGCAATCGGCTAAAGCTGCCTTTAGGCAAGGAGAACGGACCGCTGTGGAGCTAATTCGAGTGGCAAAATCTGTTTTGTCCGCAGAACCTGACGTCCTTTTAGACTATCTAGCCTTGGTGCATCCTGATACACTGAAGCCTTTGCAAGTAATCGATACCGTAGGAATGATGGCAGTCGCAGCAACCGTAGGCACCCCTAAACAGAACGCAACGAGATTAATTGACAACATTATTTTGAGTGATCGCACTCCTATTATTGCCATCGATGGGCCTGCTGGTGCTGGCAAATCTACTGTCGCTCGTCAGATTGCCCATAATTTGGGACTACTGTATCTCGATACTGGCGCAATGTACCGCGCCCTGACTTGGTATGTTCTCCAACAGGGGGTTGATCTCACAGATGAGGAAGCGATTACCAGGCTGATCGCGCATTGTAAGATACAGCTGATTGCTAATGTCCAGGACAATCAGCCACAGCCGCCAAAAGTCCTAGTAAACGGTGAAGACGTTACTCAGGCCATTCGCACTGCTGCTGTCACCGAGTCGGTTTCTACTATTGCAGCTCAGCCTGCCGTGCGATCGCATCTAGTTAGCTTGCAGCAGCAGTATGGGAAAAAAGGCGGTGTGGTCGTTGATGGCCGCGATATTGGTACTAGGGTTTTTCCAGATGCCGAACTGAAGATTTATCTCACTGCCTCGATCAAAGAACGCGCTCAAAGACGCTACCAAGATTTGGAAAAGGCCCAGCTAGAAAACAGTCAGTCATTACCTAAGATCACTGAGCTGACTCAAGCGATTACTGAACGCGATCGCAAGGACAGCACCCGAGCTGTTTCCCCTTTGCGCAAGGCTAAAGATGCTATTGAAATTTTTACTGACGATCTTACGGCAGAACAGGTGATCGACAAAATCTCTAATCTCTACAAAAGTCTGTAG
- the purM gene encoding phosphoribosylformylglycinamidine cyclo-ligase codes for MDYKQAGVDVEAGRAFIDRIKGMVEGTRRPEVLGGLGGFGGCFELPDGYQKPVLVSGTDGVGTKLKLAQDLDRHDTVGIDLVAMCVNDVLTIGAEPLFFLDYLATGKLAPEQLAQVVAGVTNGCKTSGCALLGGETAEMPGFYAPGEYDMAGFCVGIVEKDRMFDGSAVAVGDRIIGLASSGVHSNGFSLVRKIMAEGDRDPREAGRSTGYDWSEKPRILEGQSLGEALLRPTQLYVKPVLKALKSTLTIHGMAHITGGGLPENLPRCLGEGQSIQLNLDSWSVLPIFTWLQSAGSVGLRDMFNTFNMGVGFVVIVPPDQSVAACQQFEQEGITAYDIGEVVPGSGEILGIPTT; via the coding sequence ATGGACTACAAGCAGGCGGGGGTCGATGTAGAAGCAGGACGCGCTTTTATCGATCGGATCAAGGGAATGGTGGAGGGAACGCGTCGGCCTGAAGTACTAGGGGGATTAGGTGGGTTTGGCGGCTGCTTTGAGCTACCAGACGGATATCAAAAACCGGTTTTAGTATCGGGAACAGACGGCGTAGGAACGAAGTTAAAGTTAGCTCAAGATTTAGATCGGCACGATACAGTAGGTATCGATCTCGTTGCGATGTGCGTAAACGATGTACTGACCATAGGCGCAGAACCGCTGTTCTTTCTAGATTATTTGGCTACTGGCAAGTTAGCCCCTGAGCAGCTAGCGCAGGTAGTTGCTGGAGTAACAAACGGCTGTAAAACGTCTGGCTGCGCGTTATTAGGTGGTGAGACTGCCGAGATGCCAGGGTTTTATGCGCCTGGTGAGTATGACATGGCGGGTTTTTGCGTGGGTATTGTAGAAAAAGATCGCATGTTTGACGGATCGGCGGTGGCAGTTGGCGATCGCATCATCGGACTTGCGAGTAGTGGCGTTCACAGCAATGGTTTTAGCTTAGTTAGGAAAATCATGGCAGAAGGCGATCGTGATCCTAGAGAAGCCGGACGATCTACGGGCTATGACTGGAGCGAGAAGCCAAGAATTCTAGAGGGTCAGTCCCTAGGGGAAGCATTGCTAAGACCAACCCAACTTTATGTAAAACCAGTCTTGAAGGCACTAAAGTCTACGTTGACAATTCATGGGATGGCCCACATCACAGGTGGAGGCCTACCAGAGAACCTACCGCGCTGCCTAGGGGAAGGTCAGTCCATCCAGCTTAATTTAGATAGCTGGTCAGTACTCCCTATATTCACATGGCTGCAGTCAGCAGGGTCTGTCGGTCTGCGCGATATGTTTAATACCTTTAATATGGGAGTTGGCTTTGTAGTTATTGTCCCACCCGATCAGTCTGTCGCTGCTTGTCAACAGTTTGAACAGGAGGGGATTACTGCTTATGACATTGGCGAAGTCGTTCCGGGTAGTGGAGAGATACTAGGAATACCCACTACCTAA
- a CDS encoding N-formylglutamate amidohydrolase, whose protein sequence is MTTDLFTVLSPESSSVPILANLPHSGLQVPDSIARTFTTEQLQTLPNSDWHLQPLYDFLPSLGITLMQANYSRYVVDLNRALKPPLFGSFWSAVVPEQTAFKQDIYTTKPTEKEVQARIKQYYDPYHQQLSKLLNEAIAQHGKVYLLDLHSFMGLISDEVCLGNARGKTCSESTLDIISESFSNQAFQVVKNKVFTGGYITRHYGQYPSVEALQIEIRYPVYLPDDQLEVQAIPHWRSPKFKKAKCKLEAVFIEIVNQLIKK, encoded by the coding sequence ATGACTACTGATTTGTTCACTGTTCTTTCTCCTGAAAGTAGTAGCGTTCCTATTTTGGCGAATCTACCTCATAGTGGGCTACAGGTGCCAGATTCGATTGCCCGCACTTTCACAACCGAGCAACTTCAGACATTGCCGAATTCAGACTGGCACTTACAACCACTTTACGATTTTCTTCCCAGCTTAGGCATCACGCTGATGCAAGCCAACTACAGTCGCTATGTAGTAGATCTAAACCGAGCGCTCAAACCGCCGCTGTTTGGCTCTTTTTGGTCAGCAGTGGTTCCAGAGCAAACTGCTTTCAAGCAAGATATCTATACCACCAAACCTACTGAAAAGGAGGTACAAGCGCGAATTAAACAATATTACGATCCGTACCACCAACAGCTATCTAAGCTTTTGAATGAGGCGATCGCTCAACACGGCAAGGTCTACCTGCTCGATCTTCACAGCTTTATGGGACTAATCAGCGATGAAGTTTGTCTAGGGAATGCTAGAGGAAAAACATGCAGCGAGAGCACACTCGATATTATCAGTGAAAGTTTCTCAAATCAAGCGTTTCAAGTTGTGAAAAACAAAGTGTTTACAGGAGGCTATATTACTCGACACTACGGCCAATACCCTAGCGTTGAGGCACTTCAAATTGAGATTCGGTATCCTGTCTATTTACCAGACGATCAGCTAGAAGTGCAAGCTATTCCTCACTGGCGAAGCCCAAAGTTCAAGAAGGCTAAGTGTAAACTAGAAGCTGTTTTCATCGAGATCGTGAATCAGTTAATCAAAAAATAA